The Verrucomicrobium spinosum DSM 4136 = JCM 18804 genome includes a region encoding these proteins:
- a CDS encoding 3-keto-disaccharide hydrolase — protein sequence MPLPAILRPFYRALPLLALVSLIPLTSPAADEGFTSLFDGSTFAGWKAETATGYQAEKGVLRCTPEGKHLVSEKTYGNFHLKFEFKLSEGANNGMGIRCDDIKPGSKAAPHLNGMEIQIIDANVPKHATIKDWQHHGSIYGVVPARREGMKPVGEWNTEEIIAQGTRVKVILNGVTIVDADLATQKPIDGHEHPGLLNKEGHLVICGHKDPVEFKNLQIKTL from the coding sequence ATGCCCCTCCCTGCCATTCTCCGCCCATTTTACCGGGCGCTCCCCCTGCTGGCCCTAGTCTCCTTGATCCCGCTGACCAGCCCCGCTGCGGACGAGGGTTTCACCTCTCTGTTCGACGGCTCAACCTTTGCGGGCTGGAAGGCCGAAACCGCGACCGGCTACCAGGCAGAAAAGGGCGTGCTCAGATGCACCCCCGAGGGCAAACATCTGGTGAGCGAGAAGACCTATGGCAATTTCCACCTGAAGTTTGAGTTCAAGCTCTCTGAGGGGGCCAACAACGGCATGGGCATCCGCTGCGATGACATCAAGCCCGGCAGCAAGGCCGCTCCGCACCTCAACGGGATGGAAATCCAGATCATCGACGCCAACGTGCCCAAGCACGCCACCATCAAGGACTGGCAACACCACGGCAGCATCTACGGAGTCGTCCCGGCCAGACGCGAGGGCATGAAGCCGGTCGGCGAGTGGAACACGGAGGAAATCATCGCCCAGGGCACCAGGGTGAAAGTCATTCTCAATGGCGTGACCATCGTGGACGCCGACCTGGCCACGCAAAAGCCCATCGACGGGCACGAACACCCGGGGCTGCTTAACAAAGAGGGCCATCTGGTGATCTGCGGTCACAAAGACCCCGTCGAGTTCAAGAACCTCCAGATCAAGACGCTTTAG
- a CDS encoding acyloxyacyl hydrolase, which produces MLRRVLLAGLAMVSFSSMVHAGPVTTVPQETAYDPVKHWEFDLETGALWSVGHNASPLNYVILPQMLTFKSPAVLQGGLWGGDLVLRNRFSLLIEPIIEGPESYFIGANASGILEWWNPSRSFNLFFSAGGGLGLMDSKGYEVEGGQGQDLNFTYFAYTGARLRVCERGSLALGLYYQHISNTDLDDINPGIDSLGPMLSFGWHF; this is translated from the coding sequence ATGTTGCGACGAGTCCTGCTGGCCGGCCTGGCCATGGTTTCTTTTTCCTCGATGGTTCATGCGGGTCCGGTGACGACGGTGCCGCAAGAGACTGCGTATGATCCCGTCAAGCACTGGGAGTTCGACCTCGAGACCGGGGCGCTGTGGAGCGTGGGGCACAATGCCTCCCCGCTAAACTATGTGATCCTGCCGCAGATGCTCACGTTCAAGTCCCCGGCCGTGCTGCAGGGCGGGCTGTGGGGAGGTGATCTGGTGCTGCGCAACCGCTTCAGCCTGCTGATCGAGCCGATCATTGAGGGGCCGGAAAGCTATTTCATCGGCGCGAACGCCTCGGGCATCCTGGAGTGGTGGAACCCATCCCGCAGCTTCAACCTCTTCTTCTCCGCCGGCGGTGGTCTGGGGCTCATGGACAGCAAGGGCTATGAAGTGGAAGGTGGCCAGGGGCAGGACCTGAATTTCACGTACTTCGCCTACACTGGTGCACGCCTGCGGGTGTGCGAACGCGGCAGCCTGGCTCTCGGTCTCTACTACCAGCACATCTCCAACACGGATCTGGATGACATCAACCCCGGTATCGATTCCCTGGGACCCATGCTGAGCTTTGGCTGGCATTTTTGA
- a CDS encoding tRNA (cytidine(34)-2'-O)-methyltransferase, producing the protein MLHIVLYQPEIPHNTGAVGRLCLATGARLHLIKPLGFSIDDKQLKRAGLDYWKDVDVRVWDRFEDLQAEAAPSGAPFYYLTTKTTQTYWNATFPAECYLVFGPETRGLPESLLAEQPASCLRIPMLDTRSLNLATAVGIVLYEAVRQTGSVPNPQAVQ; encoded by the coding sequence ATGCTCCATATCGTCCTCTACCAGCCAGAAATCCCTCACAACACCGGCGCAGTGGGCCGCTTGTGTCTGGCCACCGGAGCGAGACTGCACCTCATCAAGCCGCTGGGCTTCAGCATTGATGACAAGCAGCTCAAACGGGCCGGGCTGGACTACTGGAAGGACGTGGATGTCCGGGTCTGGGACCGGTTCGAGGACTTGCAGGCCGAGGCGGCCCCGAGCGGAGCCCCATTCTACTACCTCACCACGAAGACGACCCAGACCTACTGGAACGCCACCTTCCCCGCCGAGTGCTACCTCGTCTTCGGCCCTGAAACCCGCGGACTCCCTGAATCCCTCCTGGCAGAGCAGCCCGCGTCCTGCCTCCGCATCCCCATGCTGGACACCCGCAGCCTGAATCTGGCCACCGCAGTCGGCATCGTGCTCTATGAGGCAGTGCGGCAGACGGGAAGTGTTCCCAATCCGCAGGCAGTCCAGTAA
- a CDS encoding sialate O-acetylesterase, which produces MKYSLFLATLLSGGLLHADVKLPAVFSDHLVLQRDKPVAVWGTADAGEAVTVTFGGQSKQVTAGADGSWKVALDALKASAEPAELKVKGKNEVVFKDILVGEVWVCSGQSNMEWTVDRAVNPEQEIPAANHPKIRLFSVPKAVSDVPLKDIEKRPSWQVCSPETVKSFSAVGYFFGRELNKALDVPVGLINTSWGGTRAEAWTSKPALEAVPTCAAIITAWDDFLKTYNAQEARAKHEAAAAATKEKIEKIKAENAKPGATQQPVPGAPRPFENQQTTQHRPAVLFNGMVAPIVPYTVKGAIWYQGESNQPRAVQYQTLMPTLIADWRKQWGDELSFYIVQLAGFGNGRTWPQPVGAADTWAELQWAQLQTALRVKKSGLAVANDIGEEKDIHPRNKQEVGRRLALQALVKDYKKKDYQPNGISGGPIFGGASVTGNKIVVSWSNVGGGLTTRDGGELKGFIIAGEDKVWKSAKARIVGKQIHVSSEEVKNPVAVRYAWTAWCPEANLINKEGFPASLFRSDKWELSTEGVESPFAAPKPAAPAAAPVPAVKPAEKDAPKALPKAA; this is translated from the coding sequence ATGAAATACTCTCTCTTCCTTGCGACCCTGCTGTCTGGCGGGTTGCTCCATGCCGACGTCAAACTTCCCGCTGTATTCTCCGATCACCTGGTGCTGCAACGCGACAAACCTGTTGCAGTATGGGGCACCGCCGATGCGGGTGAGGCGGTGACCGTCACCTTTGGCGGCCAGAGCAAGCAGGTCACAGCCGGAGCTGATGGTTCCTGGAAGGTGGCACTGGACGCCCTGAAGGCCAGTGCAGAACCCGCCGAACTGAAGGTGAAGGGGAAGAATGAGGTCGTGTTCAAAGACATCCTCGTGGGTGAGGTTTGGGTCTGCTCCGGCCAGTCCAACATGGAATGGACGGTGGACAGGGCGGTGAATCCCGAGCAGGAGATCCCTGCCGCCAATCACCCGAAGATCCGTCTCTTCAGCGTGCCCAAGGCCGTGTCGGATGTGCCGCTCAAAGACATTGAGAAGCGCCCCTCCTGGCAGGTCTGCTCACCCGAAACGGTGAAGAGCTTCTCCGCCGTGGGTTATTTCTTCGGCCGTGAGCTCAACAAGGCGCTGGACGTGCCGGTGGGGCTGATCAACACCTCCTGGGGCGGGACCCGCGCGGAAGCCTGGACCAGCAAGCCAGCCCTGGAGGCCGTACCCACCTGTGCCGCGATCATCACAGCCTGGGACGATTTCCTAAAAACCTACAACGCGCAAGAAGCCAGGGCCAAGCATGAGGCGGCCGCCGCTGCGACCAAGGAGAAGATCGAGAAGATCAAAGCCGAGAACGCCAAACCCGGTGCCACCCAACAACCCGTCCCCGGAGCTCCGCGCCCGTTTGAGAACCAGCAGACGACCCAGCATCGCCCTGCGGTGTTGTTCAACGGCATGGTGGCCCCCATCGTGCCCTACACCGTGAAGGGTGCCATCTGGTACCAGGGCGAGTCCAACCAGCCGCGCGCGGTGCAATACCAAACGCTCATGCCCACACTCATCGCCGACTGGCGCAAGCAATGGGGGGACGAGTTGAGTTTCTACATCGTGCAGCTGGCGGGATTTGGCAACGGCCGCACCTGGCCCCAGCCGGTTGGGGCCGCCGATACCTGGGCGGAGTTGCAGTGGGCCCAGCTCCAGACTGCCCTGCGGGTGAAAAAGAGCGGGCTGGCCGTGGCCAACGACATCGGTGAGGAGAAAGACATCCACCCGCGCAACAAGCAGGAAGTGGGACGCCGTCTGGCACTACAGGCCCTTGTGAAAGACTACAAGAAGAAGGACTATCAGCCCAATGGCATCAGCGGTGGCCCCATCTTTGGCGGCGCGTCCGTCACCGGGAACAAAATCGTGGTGAGCTGGAGCAACGTGGGCGGCGGTCTGACGACCCGGGACGGCGGGGAGCTCAAAGGCTTCATCATCGCTGGGGAAGACAAAGTGTGGAAGTCGGCCAAAGCCCGCATCGTGGGCAAGCAGATCCATGTCTCGAGTGAGGAAGTGAAGAACCCTGTGGCCGTGCGCTATGCCTGGACCGCCTGGTGCCCCGAGGCCAATCTGATCAACAAGGAAGGCTTCCCTGCCAGCCTCTTCCGTTCCGACAAATGGGAACTGTCCACCGAAGGGGTGGAAAGCCCTTTCGCTGCGCCAAAACCGGCGGCACCGGCCGCAGCCCCTGTCCCCGCCGTCAAACCCGCTGAGAAGGACGCTCCCAAAGCCCTGCCGAAGGCCGCTTAG
- the mtnA gene encoding S-methyl-5-thioribose-1-phosphate isomerase produces MHIHGTPHRTVQLKPGEPHVIEIIDQLKLPWAFELVELRSVAEVAVAIKDMWVRGAGCIGATAGYGMWLAALEATGEPDFHAAFRQRADQLKRTRPTAVNLAYAVDRHLRLLQEHPEPSDFLPRAQALAEEIAEEDVQACRLIGQHGLHLIRALHENKPAGEPVNILTHCNAGWLAFVDHGSATAPIYAAHAAGVPVHVWVDETRPRNQGARLTAWELAQEEVPHTVIADNTGGHLMQHGLVDLVITGADRVTGNGDVANKIGTYLKALAARDNGVPFYVALPSSTMDWTMGDGLKEIPIEQRNGDEVACMEGLTAAGALETVRLFPAASPAANYAFDVTPARLVTGLITEHGIFETNPQRLRHLRKKTEEG; encoded by the coding sequence ATGCACATCCATGGTACCCCTCACCGCACCGTCCAGCTCAAACCTGGTGAGCCGCATGTGATCGAGATCATTGACCAGTTGAAGCTCCCGTGGGCCTTTGAGCTGGTCGAACTCCGTTCCGTGGCAGAGGTCGCTGTGGCCATCAAGGACATGTGGGTGCGTGGGGCCGGGTGCATTGGTGCCACAGCTGGCTACGGCATGTGGCTCGCCGCCCTGGAGGCAACCGGGGAGCCTGATTTCCATGCCGCCTTCCGCCAGCGGGCGGACCAGCTCAAGCGGACACGGCCGACGGCGGTGAACCTTGCTTACGCGGTGGACCGGCATCTCCGCCTTCTTCAGGAGCACCCGGAGCCGTCTGACTTCCTGCCCCGTGCCCAGGCTCTCGCAGAGGAGATTGCGGAAGAGGACGTCCAGGCCTGTCGCCTCATCGGCCAGCACGGGCTGCATCTCATTCGTGCCCTACACGAGAACAAACCTGCGGGAGAGCCGGTGAACATCCTTACCCATTGCAATGCCGGCTGGCTGGCGTTTGTGGATCACGGCAGCGCCACGGCTCCGATCTACGCTGCGCACGCCGCAGGCGTGCCCGTGCATGTCTGGGTGGATGAGACCCGCCCGCGCAATCAGGGAGCTCGACTCACCGCCTGGGAGCTGGCACAGGAGGAGGTGCCCCATACAGTGATTGCCGACAACACCGGAGGTCACCTCATGCAACACGGCTTGGTGGATCTGGTGATCACTGGCGCAGACAGGGTTACTGGAAATGGGGATGTCGCCAACAAGATCGGGACTTACCTGAAAGCCCTGGCTGCACGCGACAACGGCGTGCCTTTCTACGTGGCTCTCCCCTCCAGCACGATGGACTGGACGATGGGTGACGGACTGAAGGAAATCCCCATCGAGCAACGGAACGGAGATGAAGTGGCCTGCATGGAAGGACTCACGGCTGCAGGCGCTCTGGAGACGGTACGGTTGTTCCCTGCGGCGAGTCCTGCGGCCAACTACGCGTTTGACGTCACCCCGGCGCGCCTTGTCACCGGATTGATCACCGAACATGGGATCTTTGAAACCAACCCGCAACGACTTCGTCACCTTCGAAAAAAAACGGAGGAAGGTTGA
- a CDS encoding DUF6036 family nucleotidyltransferase, producing the protein MKIDADTFLGAIQALGDLLEEAGGEPQHLVVVGGSALLAQGLISRTTRDVDILAIVDPKDELQDPRPLSESLKLAAAQVAAELQLDPDWLNTGPADQVSAGLPEGFFSRLTKKEFGPVLTIYLPARFDLIHLKLFAVVDQGQGRHSHDLKILAPTDEELLAASRWVLTQDASVVFPGLVHNTLKALGYGNLVARL; encoded by the coding sequence ATGAAAATTGATGCGGACACTTTCCTAGGCGCAATTCAAGCGTTGGGTGACCTGCTGGAAGAGGCAGGGGGCGAGCCGCAGCATCTGGTCGTGGTGGGAGGATCTGCTCTGTTAGCTCAGGGCCTCATCTCTCGCACCACCCGCGATGTGGATATCCTGGCCATCGTGGACCCCAAGGACGAACTACAGGATCCGCGTCCTCTTTCAGAGTCGCTCAAACTTGCCGCCGCCCAAGTGGCTGCGGAGCTTCAGCTCGACCCTGACTGGTTGAATACGGGGCCTGCAGATCAGGTTTCAGCCGGTTTGCCGGAGGGCTTCTTTTCTCGCCTTACGAAAAAGGAGTTCGGCCCGGTGCTCACCATCTATCTGCCTGCCCGGTTCGACTTGATTCACCTCAAGCTATTCGCCGTGGTGGATCAGGGGCAAGGGCGTCATTCCCACGATCTCAAGATCTTGGCCCCCACAGATGAAGAGCTGCTTGCCGCCTCGCGGTGGGTTCTCACCCAAGACGCGAGCGTGGTTTTTCCCGGGCTGGTTCACAACACTCTTAAAGCTCTCGGCTATGGAAACTTGGTTGCACGACTTTAG
- a CDS encoding alpha/beta hydrolase translates to MKILPLWSLIFVFALSAPAIQVVWSQEPSPPTSAKGAQALPQPSEKKVYKEVGGRKLELWIWKPEGWKAEDRRSAIVFYHGGGWKNGSPTAFARQSAKLAERGMVAISVEYRLTSQEGVTLVDCIKDARSAFRWVRGHAAELGIEPAKIAGGGGSAGGHLAATLTTLDEINDAGDDLKVETQPAALVLFNPAVNLDIAAARAGMTPEKLADLLKLSPYQHLKAGAPPTIIFHGSADTTVPLKSVQDYSARVKELGGECEISVFEGKTHAFFNKEPEVWETLRQAKTFMEKHGLLTAK, encoded by the coding sequence ATGAAAATTCTCCCCCTCTGGTCTCTCATTTTTGTCTTCGCGCTCTCTGCTCCTGCGATCCAAGTCGTGTGGAGTCAGGAGCCCTCCCCACCCACCTCGGCGAAGGGCGCTCAAGCGCTCCCGCAACCTTCGGAAAAGAAGGTGTACAAGGAGGTGGGAGGCCGAAAGCTGGAACTCTGGATCTGGAAGCCCGAGGGGTGGAAGGCGGAGGACCGCCGCAGCGCCATCGTCTTCTACCACGGCGGCGGATGGAAGAACGGCAGCCCCACTGCCTTCGCCCGCCAGTCAGCCAAGCTGGCAGAGCGGGGCATGGTGGCTATCTCTGTAGAATATCGGCTCACTTCCCAAGAGGGCGTGACGCTGGTGGACTGCATCAAGGATGCACGCTCGGCCTTCCGCTGGGTGCGGGGCCATGCTGCTGAGTTGGGGATCGAACCTGCCAAGATCGCCGGCGGGGGCGGCTCCGCTGGCGGACACCTGGCCGCGACGCTGACCACGCTGGATGAAATCAACGATGCAGGCGATGACCTGAAGGTTGAAACCCAGCCAGCAGCCCTGGTTTTGTTCAATCCGGCGGTAAACTTGGATATCGCCGCCGCCCGGGCCGGCATGACCCCGGAGAAACTGGCAGATTTGCTCAAGCTCAGTCCCTACCAGCACCTCAAGGCGGGAGCCCCGCCCACGATCATCTTCCACGGATCGGCCGATACGACGGTGCCTCTCAAATCTGTGCAGGACTACTCGGCGCGGGTGAAGGAGCTGGGCGGCGAGTGCGAGATCTCCGTCTTTGAGGGCAAGACGCATGCATTCTTCAACAAGGAGCCTGAAGTCTGGGAAACATTGCGCCAGGCTAAGACATTTATGGAGAAACACGGGCTACTCACCGCGAAGTAG
- a CDS encoding AEC family transporter, which yields MSPAAVLTATMPVYLTMLAGALARKFGWLKKESDAGIMTLAIRLLFPCLAVERIVGNPALKNGLQVLLAATLGFGLVVVAMVLCYWITPLLGLKRGEGARTFALCTSFQNYGFVAIPVTEALFGKSLVGVLFTYTLGVEIAMWTAGVGLLTGFGKAPWRHAINPPVLSILVALGLHYAGVGAYIPTMLHTLMGQLGACAVPLCVILIGASIMDLIGEERFAWGTAVSSAVLRQLVLPWTFLLAGALLPLGTEMKQILSVQAAMPAAVFTMVLARHYGGHPPTAMLVIVATTIASIFTAPFAIGFALRWFGI from the coding sequence ATGTCTCCCGCTGCCGTTCTGACTGCAACGATGCCCGTTTACCTGACGATGCTGGCAGGAGCGCTGGCGCGAAAGTTTGGCTGGCTGAAGAAGGAGTCCGATGCGGGAATCATGACGCTGGCCATCAGGCTGCTTTTTCCGTGTCTGGCGGTCGAGCGTATTGTGGGCAACCCGGCGCTCAAGAACGGTCTGCAGGTGCTGCTGGCAGCCACCCTTGGTTTCGGGCTGGTCGTGGTGGCCATGGTCCTTTGCTACTGGATCACCCCCCTGCTCGGCCTCAAACGTGGCGAGGGAGCCCGCACCTTTGCCCTCTGCACCAGCTTTCAAAACTACGGATTCGTGGCCATCCCGGTCACGGAGGCCCTCTTTGGCAAGTCCCTGGTCGGCGTGCTCTTCACCTACACCCTTGGGGTGGAAATCGCCATGTGGACGGCTGGCGTGGGGTTGCTCACTGGCTTTGGCAAGGCTCCCTGGCGGCATGCCATCAATCCGCCCGTCCTCAGCATCCTCGTGGCACTGGGGCTTCACTATGCCGGAGTGGGCGCGTACATCCCCACCATGCTGCATACGCTGATGGGCCAGCTCGGGGCCTGTGCCGTGCCTCTGTGTGTGATTCTAATCGGCGCCAGCATCATGGACCTTATTGGCGAGGAGCGATTTGCCTGGGGTACGGCCGTCTCCAGCGCGGTGCTGCGCCAACTGGTGCTGCCCTGGACCTTTTTGCTGGCAGGAGCGCTCCTCCCCCTCGGTACGGAAATGAAACAAATCCTCTCTGTGCAGGCAGCCATGCCTGCAGCCGTGTTCACCATGGTGCTGGCCCGCCACTATGGTGGCCACCCGCCCACGGCCATGCTGGTCATTGTGGCGACCACCATCGCCAGCATCTTCACCGCCCCATTTGCCATCGGCTTTGCCCTGCGGTGGTTTGGCATCTGA
- a CDS encoding AMP-binding protein, with protein sequence MSTLHEPPKLKEILILGQEHVLSGGVFLIPSQLAYFDLLHLEKFLSGRPVVYVKDKSARVEALVESHLHGESVRVIEFDGTAPDVAALSASVKEEVAKGSVLVYVTPDTATQPAALSSVPGARLDLFVSLGVSLQPLHILHTNDVVLAIESPKPKGDAVFAFGPVLKGEKVNTAALLESMLVLAEACFAKNPLLDRNLAYALLQGLKKHGSKAHLFDGKDDQAWRYDKVLAAAIVLSKHVKSVTQKSRVGVILPPGFGAMVANLAVLFAGKTPVNLNFTAGRQSVESAMKQADLDHYLTADLFVRKLQTFPWPPNRQLTFIERLLPLKRAAISQWFVLCKLLPASAIAALLGISKKGGHQEALLLFTSGSSGEPKGVVLTHRNLMANVCQFGSRLNLNASDSILGCLPLFHSFGCTVTLWFPIIQGLSLVTYPTPLETKKLAELIYKHKVTLKIATPTFLRGYLKGINPELFASLKLVVTGAEKLPKAVADAFEGRFGKKVLEGYGLTETSPATNVNLHDPAPEGEGSAAAVFPSHRQGSVGQLLPGLALRITDPESDEPLPVLKSGMVWFKGANVFEGYLKNPKKSEEVIKEEWFRTGDIGRLDSDGFLYIEGRISRFSKIGGEMVPHETVEDSVNKTLGLEHELARRIAVVGVPDQEKGEALVLLTSVSGGNVQQEILDLRYKLLDRGMPPLWIPKKMVRVQEIPVLASGKLDVKACERLAKSAGGW encoded by the coding sequence ATGTCGACTCTCCACGAACCGCCCAAGCTCAAGGAAATCCTCATACTCGGACAGGAGCATGTGCTATCCGGGGGAGTCTTTCTCATCCCCAGCCAGTTGGCGTATTTTGACCTCCTGCATCTGGAAAAATTCCTTTCGGGGCGCCCGGTGGTTTATGTGAAGGACAAGTCTGCGCGGGTGGAGGCTCTTGTGGAAAGTCATCTGCACGGCGAAAGCGTCCGGGTGATTGAGTTCGACGGGACTGCCCCCGATGTGGCTGCTCTCTCCGCGTCTGTGAAGGAGGAGGTGGCAAAGGGGTCCGTTCTGGTTTACGTGACACCAGACACTGCCACCCAGCCGGCCGCCCTTTCTTCCGTTCCAGGAGCCCGGCTGGATTTGTTTGTTTCTCTGGGGGTATCACTGCAGCCGCTGCACATCTTGCACACGAACGATGTGGTGCTGGCCATCGAGTCTCCCAAGCCCAAGGGTGATGCCGTGTTTGCCTTCGGCCCCGTGCTGAAGGGGGAGAAGGTCAACACCGCAGCGCTTTTGGAGTCCATGCTGGTGCTGGCGGAGGCCTGCTTTGCCAAGAATCCGCTGCTGGACCGCAACCTGGCCTATGCCCTTCTGCAAGGGCTGAAGAAGCATGGTTCCAAGGCGCATCTGTTTGATGGCAAAGATGATCAGGCCTGGCGTTACGACAAAGTGCTCGCTGCAGCCATCGTGCTGAGCAAGCACGTGAAGTCCGTAACCCAGAAGTCCCGGGTGGGCGTCATCCTGCCCCCAGGTTTTGGGGCCATGGTGGCGAACCTTGCCGTCCTGTTCGCTGGCAAGACGCCGGTGAACCTCAACTTCACCGCAGGTCGCCAGTCGGTGGAGAGTGCCATGAAGCAGGCGGATCTGGACCACTATCTCACGGCGGATCTCTTTGTCCGGAAGCTACAGACGTTCCCTTGGCCGCCCAACCGGCAGCTCACGTTCATTGAGCGCCTTCTGCCGCTCAAGCGGGCTGCCATCTCGCAGTGGTTTGTGTTGTGCAAACTGCTTCCCGCCAGCGCCATCGCTGCGTTATTGGGCATTTCGAAAAAAGGAGGCCATCAGGAGGCCCTGCTGCTCTTCACGAGCGGCAGCAGCGGCGAACCCAAAGGCGTGGTACTCACTCACCGCAATCTCATGGCCAACGTCTGCCAGTTTGGCAGCCGCCTGAACCTGAACGCCAGCGACAGCATTTTGGGCTGCCTCCCGCTCTTTCACAGCTTTGGCTGCACGGTGACTCTGTGGTTCCCCATCATTCAGGGCCTTTCGCTGGTCACTTACCCGACCCCGCTTGAAACGAAGAAGCTCGCGGAACTGATCTACAAGCACAAAGTCACCCTCAAGATTGCCACCCCAACCTTCCTGCGCGGTTACCTCAAGGGGATCAACCCCGAGTTGTTTGCCTCACTGAAGCTGGTGGTGACGGGCGCTGAAAAGCTGCCCAAAGCCGTGGCGGACGCATTCGAAGGCCGGTTTGGGAAAAAGGTGCTCGAAGGCTATGGCCTGACGGAGACCTCACCAGCCACCAACGTCAACCTGCATGATCCCGCTCCTGAGGGTGAGGGAAGCGCTGCCGCCGTCTTCCCAAGTCATCGGCAAGGGAGTGTCGGCCAGTTGCTCCCCGGTCTGGCCCTGCGGATCACTGATCCCGAAAGTGATGAGCCGCTGCCCGTCTTGAAGAGTGGCATGGTGTGGTTCAAGGGTGCCAACGTTTTCGAAGGTTATCTCAAGAACCCGAAGAAGTCCGAGGAAGTCATCAAGGAGGAATGGTTTCGCACTGGCGACATCGGCCGCCTGGATTCCGATGGCTTCCTTTACATTGAAGGGCGCATCAGCCGCTTCTCCAAGATCGGAGGAGAGATGGTGCCGCATGAGACGGTGGAGGATTCTGTCAACAAGACCCTCGGTCTGGAGCACGAACTCGCCCGGCGCATTGCCGTAGTGGGTGTTCCTGACCAGGAGAAAGGCGAAGCTCTGGTGCTGCTCACTTCTGTTTCCGGTGGAAATGTGCAGCAGGAGATCCTCGATCTGCGCTACAAGTTGCTCGACCGCGGCATGCCGCCGCTCTGGATCCCCAAAAAGATGGTTCGCGTGCAGGAGATTCCCGTCCTGGCGAGCGGCAAGCTGGACGTCAAGGCCTGTGAACGTCTCGCGAAAAGCGCCGGCGGCTGGTAG
- a CDS encoding SGNH/GDSL hydrolase family protein, protein MKPRFLFTTTALAAGLAFHSAHAQEKQPAATPAAPAPGAVAKPKPAAQPKGLGLKNDDRFIFIGDSITHQCLYTQFVENFFYTRYPNLRLHFRNAGISGDRAQDALNRFEEDIAAFKPTVATILLGMNDGSYKDFDKATFDTYAKGMTELMNRLDAIKCRVIVMSPTMFDHQAWDVRIKEKPDYAKGRIVDNYNAVLAYYGKWLQETAWKRGYQFVDLFGPLNTLTVDQRRTDPNFTLIADAIHPGNDGQFVMAYSLLKQTGETGGILGAGVKVVNGQWKTLNPGVVTEVKGNPGRSVSYTVKPRALPWTPYADAPIGARLTKAGHTASQESLVVSGLINGRYDLLVNGKMVGTWDERQFAVHAEIQEDPDSPTYQQSMQVAALNKKRNDEAVRPLRNLWGKQKGMFNKREADPAAYETWQVEFKAKRAELDALAAKYEEEIYKINKPPVLKVDVHPTVVPAPAVTAPPAKPAAKPAPSPAPAAPAAEQKKAA, encoded by the coding sequence ATGAAACCACGCTTCCTTTTCACCACCACCGCCCTGGCTGCGGGTCTGGCATTCCACTCCGCCCACGCTCAGGAAAAGCAGCCTGCTGCGACACCAGCGGCTCCCGCACCCGGGGCAGTGGCCAAGCCGAAACCCGCAGCCCAACCAAAGGGCCTGGGTCTCAAGAACGATGACCGCTTCATCTTCATCGGCGACTCCATCACCCACCAGTGCCTCTACACCCAGTTTGTGGAGAACTTCTTCTACACCCGCTATCCCAATCTGCGGCTGCACTTCCGCAATGCCGGGATCAGCGGCGACCGCGCGCAGGACGCCCTCAATCGGTTCGAGGAAGACATCGCCGCCTTCAAGCCCACCGTGGCCACCATCCTGCTGGGCATGAACGACGGCAGCTACAAGGACTTCGACAAGGCCACCTTCGACACCTATGCGAAGGGCATGACTGAGCTCATGAATCGTCTTGATGCCATCAAGTGCCGGGTCATCGTGATGAGTCCGACCATGTTTGACCACCAGGCCTGGGACGTCCGGATCAAGGAAAAACCCGACTACGCCAAGGGCCGCATCGTGGACAACTACAACGCCGTGCTGGCGTACTACGGCAAGTGGTTGCAGGAAACGGCCTGGAAGCGCGGCTACCAGTTCGTGGATCTCTTTGGCCCCCTCAACACCCTGACCGTGGACCAGCGTCGCACGGATCCAAACTTCACCCTCATCGCCGATGCCATCCACCCCGGCAACGACGGACAGTTCGTCATGGCATACTCCCTCCTCAAACAGACGGGTGAAACCGGCGGCATCCTGGGTGCCGGTGTCAAGGTGGTGAACGGGCAGTGGAAAACCCTGAACCCCGGCGTGGTGACGGAGGTAAAAGGCAACCCTGGCCGCTCCGTGAGCTACACCGTCAAGCCGCGCGCCCTGCCCTGGACCCCCTATGCGGATGCCCCCATCGGGGCCAGGCTCACGAAGGCCGGTCACACCGCCTCCCAGGAGTCCCTGGTTGTCTCCGGCCTCATCAACGGCCGCTACGACCTCCTGGTGAACGGCAAGATGGTCGGCACCTGGGATGAGCGCCAGTTCGCCGTGCATGCCGAGATCCAGGAAGACCCGGACTCCCCCACCTACCAGCAGTCCATGCAGGTGGCGGCGCTCAACAAGAAGCGCAATGACGAGGCCGTGCGCCCGCTCCGCAACCTGTGGGGCAAGCAGAAGGGCATGTTCAACAAGCGGGAAGCCGATCCCGCCGCCTATGAAACCTGGCAGGTCGAGTTCAAGGCCAAACGCGCCGAACTCGATGCCCTGGCCGCCAAATACGAGGAAGAGATCTACAAGATCAACAAGCCCCCGGTGCTGAAGGTGGACGTGCATCCCACCGTGGTACCCGCTCCCGCCGTGACCGCACCCCCCGCCAAGCCCGCAGCAAAGCCTGCGCCATCACCCGCTCCAGCAGCCCCCGCTGCGGAGCAGAAGAAGGCAGCGTAA